The Paenibacillus sp. FSL H7-0357 nucleotide sequence TTGTGTAGCCAATCTGGCCGGCAAGAAGAAATACGATATCCACTGGATGATGTGGGTGCTCGCCGTTCTAATTGTGCTGCGCTACGTGTTGATCGGCAGCCAAGGCTAAGTCTACTTCTAATATAAACCCGAATATTACGGCTCCTTCAGTGATGAAGGGGCCGTTTTGCTGTAGCAGAACAAGAATCAAAGTACCTGTATCTTGCGGTTTCGGCCAGGGACATCGACCGGTCCCGGTCTTTTCTTCAACCGGCATTTAGATTATATTGTTGAAGAGGTGATTAATGTTGTCCGGCATTGTTAATAGAGCGTACAGCTCCTGGAAGAACAACCCTTGGCCATTGCTGATCTTCCTGCTGGGGGCCATCGTGCGGGTGATATACATAGGGAGTATCCCTCCGGGACTTAACCAGGATGAAGCATCCATAGGCTATGATGCTTATGCCATCCTGCATTATGGGATAGACCGCAACGGCGTTCATCTGCCCATTCATCTCATTTCCTGGGGCAGCGGGCAAAATGCACTTTATGCCTATTTATCGCTGCCTTTTCTCCTGCTGTTCGGGCTGACACCACTGTCTGTGCGGGCGGTAAGTATCGTGATGGGGCTGCTGGGCATGCTATTTTTCTATTTAATTATGAGGCAGCTGTTCCCATCGAAAGTGGCGGGTCTTGCCGCCATGTTTTTTATCGCGATAAATCCTTGGCATATTATGATGTCGAGATGGGCGCTGGAGTCCAACCTGCTGCCTACCCTGGTATGTATTGCGGTATATTTTGGACTGAAATCCTTCCGCAGCGCCAAATGGACTTACGGTTTTACAATCATGCTTGCCCTGTCGCTTTATGCTTACGGAACAGCCTACTTTTTTGTACCTTTATTTGCCTTAGGCACCGCACTTCTTCTATTGTATAGTAGGGCGCTAAAATTACGGACATTATTGTGGAACAGCGCACTATTTATCCTGCTGGCCCTTCCCATATTTTTATTTGTAGTTATCAACCGCTATGAACAGCAGGGGATAGCGACTCCATTCTTTTCTATTCCCAAATTAACTATGCCGCGTGTAGAAGAGGTCTCTTCCGTATTCAGCGGACAGCTGCTGCAGACCGCGGCAGACAATTTTAGTGCTTTTGGCAAAATATTACTCAGCGGAAGCGACGGCCTGCCGTGGAATTCAATCTCACCGTATGGCTATGCTTATCCGATCGCTTTGCCTTTTGCTATAGCTGGCCTTCTTGTGATGATTCATGCACTGCGGACACGCGGCCGCGAGGGTATCCCGCATGCGGTTGTGCTGCTGTGGCTCTCCCTTGCCGTACTCATGGCCTTTATCACGAGTGTGAATATCAACCGGATCAACATTATCTTTTATCCGTTGATCCTGCTGGTTGCAGCAGGGTTTACATGGCTATACCAAAAATTAAAAATTGCAGGCATCCTGTCTGCTCTTGCTTTCACCATTTTGTTCGGGTCATTCACGAATGCATACTTCCGTGATTTCCCCGGGCGTATCGGTCCGGCGTTTTATGATTCGCTGGGTGAGGCGATACAATATGCATCTGAACACAGTACAGAAGACGTCTACATTACGGATGAAATCAATATGCCTTATATCTTTGTGCTGTTTTACGAAAGAATCAATCCGCATGATTTTCTGGAATCTGTTGTCTATGCCAATCCGGGAGCGGCGTTTCAGCAGGTATCTGCCTTTGGCAGATACAGGTTCGGCAAACCGGACGTTGTGACTGGGAATTCGGCATATCTCTTCAGGAACGGAACCCCACTCCCTGACGCCGTGGCAGGAGAGGGGACGGTCAAGCATTTTGCCAATTATAGTGTTCTTCTCGTTAAAGAGTATGCAGACGGGGGAACGCCCCTGGACACAACAGCGGATAAGGAGTTTTCAAACGGTGGTTTTGAAGAGGGGGCTGCAGGCTGGAGTTTTTCAGAGGGAACGGGGGTTGCCAGCAATAACCCGGGTGCCGGAACTTATCTTGCCTATCTTGATGCCGGTGGTGACAAAAGTGTCGTGCAGGCTTTTACAGCACCAACAGAGCCGGGGGAATACAAGCTGTCAGCCATGGTCAGTGCCGGCGGCGAGGGTGGAAAGATCGGATTGCGGGTGAACGGTATCGTGCAGGCTGAAGCAGAGCTGACCAAGGGAGACGAATACCATCAGATTACACTGCCGCCTGTTGCTCTAAATCAGGGAGATCGGGCAAAGATTTTTATAACCGGCGGGAACGGCTGGATTAA carries:
- a CDS encoding glycosyltransferase family 39 protein, coding for MLSGIVNRAYSSWKNNPWPLLIFLLGAIVRVIYIGSIPPGLNQDEASIGYDAYAILHYGIDRNGVHLPIHLISWGSGQNALYAYLSLPFLLLFGLTPLSVRAVSIVMGLLGMLFFYLIMRQLFPSKVAGLAAMFFIAINPWHIMMSRWALESNLLPTLVCIAVYFGLKSFRSAKWTYGFTIMLALSLYAYGTAYFFVPLFALGTALLLLYSRALKLRTLLWNSALFILLALPIFLFVVINRYEQQGIATPFFSIPKLTMPRVEEVSSVFSGQLLQTAADNFSAFGKILLSGSDGLPWNSISPYGYAYPIALPFAIAGLLVMIHALRTRGREGIPHAVVLLWLSLAVLMAFITSVNINRINIIFYPLILLVAAGFTWLYQKLKIAGILSALAFTILFGSFTNAYFRDFPGRIGPAFYDSLGEAIQYASEHSTEDVYITDEINMPYIFVLFYERINPHDFLESVVYANPGAAFQQVSAFGRYRFGKPDVVTGNSAYLFRNGTPLPDAVAGEGTVKHFANYSVLLVKEYADGGTPLDTTADKEFSNGGFEEGAAGWSFSEGTGVASNNPGAGTYLAYLDAGGDKSVVQAFTAPTEPGEYKLSAMVSAGGEGGKIGLRVNGIVQAEAELTKGDEYHQITLPPVALNQGDRAKIFITGGNGWINIDEVRLER